The DNA sequence ACCATTAAACATGATACTGCCACGAAAATCTTCAgaatattgaaaatatttctgcACCTGCTGAATTTAAACATGAGACACTTTAACTGTGTGGTCCTCAGACAGCAGACACATCCTCAGTGTGGGCTCCGACTCCTGCATGAAGGTGACGGATGTGCAGACGGGTATGGTCATCTCCTCCGTGaaggcagaggaggagcagaggtaAGACGGACTCACCGTAGTCTCCTCgtttctgtcaaaaatattcttgcatcttttttttaaaatctggaaTCTtaactttgaagtttttttagacCGATACTGCTCCATAGACATGtccaacatgtttgtgtgtgcaggtgtTTCTGCTGGGACGGGAGCTCAGTGCTGTGTGGGGGTCAGTCCGGTGACCTCATTCTGTGGGACTTGCTGAGCAACACTGTGACCACAAAGATCCCCGCTCACTCAGGtagatctctttttttctcattctgaaAATCCTTCATTTCAAACACAACAG is a window from the Oryzias melastigma strain HK-1 unplaced genomic scaffold, ASM292280v2 sc00447, whole genome shotgun sequence genome containing:
- the LOC112140105 gene encoding protein FAN-like — translated: MKVTDVQTGMVISSVKAEEEQRCFCWDGSSVLCGGQSGDLILWDLLSNTVTTKIPAHSGAIRAMWMNELCNTVITGGEDRRILFWKLHS